One window of Anaerolineales bacterium genomic DNA carries:
- the aroC gene encoding chorismate synthase, which produces MPLRFLTAGESHGPSLTTILDGIPAGLSLTPEIINKELARRRQGYGSGGRMKIEIDAVQILGGVMAGETTGAPIAMLVQNDDHVKWKGKAIEPMTAPRPGHADLTGAVKYGYKDLRPALERASARETTMRVAVGAVCKHFLAQFGIIVGGYVSSIGKVSADFGDMPYEERFTRAEESDVRCPIESAAEKMRAEIEKTIQGKNTLGGVLEVVALNLPIGLGSFMQWDRRLEAKLAYAIMSVQAIKGVEVGDAFENAKRIGTEAHDAMQLGSHNSVTRNSNRAGGTEGGVSNGQPIVIRAAMKPIATTLVPQQTVDLAKGENAPTKYERSDFCPVPRAVPILEAMVAFVLADALLEKIGGDSLNEMKPRFETLRKAALEDLPMDNIPHVFWE; this is translated from the coding sequence ATGCCCCTACGCTTTCTCACCGCAGGTGAATCCCACGGACCATCTTTAACGACAATCTTGGATGGTATCCCCGCGGGACTTTCCCTCACACCTGAAATCATCAACAAAGAACTCGCCCGCCGCCGGCAGGGATACGGCTCAGGCGGACGCATGAAAATTGAAATTGATGCCGTGCAAATCCTCGGCGGAGTCATGGCGGGTGAAACGACCGGCGCGCCGATTGCCATGCTCGTCCAAAACGATGACCATGTCAAATGGAAGGGCAAAGCCATCGAGCCGATGACTGCTCCGCGCCCTGGTCACGCGGATTTAACCGGCGCGGTCAAATACGGTTACAAAGATCTGCGACCCGCATTGGAGCGCGCCTCCGCCCGCGAGACCACCATGCGTGTGGCGGTGGGAGCCGTCTGCAAACATTTTCTCGCGCAGTTTGGGATTATCGTCGGCGGATATGTTTCCTCCATCGGCAAAGTGTCCGCGGACTTTGGCGATATGCCTTACGAGGAACGCTTCACCCGCGCCGAAGAGTCGGATGTGCGCTGCCCGATCGAATCCGCCGCCGAAAAAATGCGCGCCGAGATCGAAAAGACCATCCAAGGCAAAAATACTCTCGGCGGCGTTCTTGAAGTCGTTGCGCTGAATTTGCCCATTGGCTTGGGAAGCTTCATGCAATGGGACCGCCGCCTCGAAGCCAAACTTGCTTATGCCATCATGTCTGTCCAGGCAATCAAAGGCGTGGAAGTCGGCGACGCCTTCGAGAACGCAAAACGAATTGGAACCGAAGCGCATGATGCCATGCAACTCGGTTCTCATAATTCGGTAACTCGTAACTCGAACAGAGCAGGCGGCACCGAAGGCGGAGTGAGCAACGGGCAGCCCATCGTCATCCGCGCTGCCATGAAACCGATAGCCACGACCCTCGTTCCACAACAAACCGTTGACCTTGCCAAAGGCGAGAATGCCCCCACCAAATACGAACGCTCTGACTTCTGTCCCGTCCCGCGCGCTGTTCCCATTCTTGAAGCAATGGTTGCTTTCGTTCTTGCCGATGCCCTGCTCGAAAAAATCGGCGGTGACTCACTCAATGAAATGAAGCCGCGCTTTGAAACCCTGCGCAAAGCGGCACTTGAAGACCTGCCAATGGATAACATTCCGCATGTGTTTTGGGAATAA
- the aroB gene encoding 3-dehydroquinate synthase yields the protein MHLFLYGPSGSGKSTIGKQLAHDLKLPFIDSDQIIELIAGMPIPEIVEAEGMPKVRDLETETLKQIINGKESVVALGGGALLGDENRNLVEQNGKVILLKAEPSTLLDRLEKDPHKRPLLAGDLESKLKAYLEGRAGHYASFPLQVVVDNGGIEQISKHAQALAGRHHLSAMGEYDVIVGRAFRVTNLQNPIVVTDENVAKFHLEKIQGLFNAKSIIISPGEEYKNLETVSRLWKAFLENGLDRKSTVIALGGGVIGDLTGFAASTYMRGIDWIGIPTTLLSMVDASLGGKTGFDLPEGKNLIGSFHSPKLVIADPGFLLTLPERELRSGMAEVVKHGIISDPDLFAMCQCGMDWVKDNLEDVVKHAMAVKIRVIEEDPYEKGIRAKLNLGHTVGHAIELVSRFELRHGEAIAIGTAIEARYAARVGLASQSMVEAIESAFSGLGLPIHIPAEMPRDEILRVMRLDKKKNGQAIRFALPVEIGNVELVEVTDLEEVIQ from the coding sequence ATGCACTTGTTTCTCTACGGACCCTCCGGCTCGGGCAAATCCACCATTGGCAAACAACTTGCCCATGACTTGAAACTTCCATTTATTGATTCCGATCAAATTATCGAGCTAATTGCAGGCATGCCCATCCCGGAGATCGTCGAAGCGGAAGGCATGCCCAAAGTCCGCGATCTGGAAACCGAAACCCTGAAGCAGATCATCAATGGCAAAGAAAGTGTGGTCGCGCTTGGCGGCGGTGCTTTGCTGGGAGATGAAAATCGTAATCTGGTTGAGCAAAACGGCAAGGTGATCCTTTTGAAGGCGGAACCATCCACTTTGTTGGATAGACTCGAAAAAGACCCGCATAAACGTCCCCTGCTGGCTGGCGATCTGGAATCAAAACTCAAGGCTTACCTTGAAGGTCGCGCCGGGCATTATGCATCCTTTCCTTTGCAAGTGGTTGTGGATAATGGAGGCATCGAACAAATTTCCAAACACGCGCAAGCGCTGGCCGGACGGCATCATCTTTCCGCGATGGGTGAGTATGATGTCATCGTAGGTCGCGCATTCCGCGTGACAAATCTGCAAAACCCCATCGTCGTCACTGACGAGAACGTGGCGAAATTTCATCTCGAAAAGATTCAAGGACTATTCAACGCAAAATCGATCATCATCTCACCGGGCGAAGAATATAAAAATCTCGAAACGGTCTCGCGCCTGTGGAAAGCCTTCCTTGAAAACGGGCTCGACCGCAAAAGCACTGTTATTGCGCTTGGCGGCGGCGTGATCGGAGACCTGACCGGCTTTGCCGCATCCACCTACATGCGCGGCATTGATTGGATCGGCATTCCAACGACCCTGCTTTCGATGGTGGATGCTTCGTTGGGTGGAAAAACCGGATTCGATCTGCCGGAAGGAAAAAATCTCATCGGCTCGTTTCATTCCCCGAAGTTGGTCATTGCAGACCCGGGCTTTTTGCTTACGCTGCCAGAGCGTGAACTCCGTTCGGGCATGGCGGAAGTGGTCAAGCATGGCATCATCTCAGACCCGGACCTTTTTGCCATGTGCCAGTGCGGCATGGACTGGGTGAAAGACAATCTCGAAGACGTGGTCAAACATGCGATGGCGGTGAAGATTCGGGTGATCGAAGAAGACCCGTACGAAAAAGGAATTCGTGCAAAGTTGAATCTTGGTCACACGGTCGGACACGCAATAGAACTCGTCAGCAGGTTTGAACTGCGGCATGGCGAGGCGATTGCCATCGGCACTGCAATCGAGGCGAGGTACGCGGCCCGGGTTGGGCTGGCAAGCCAAAGCATGGTCGAGGCGATTGAGTCCGCGTTTTCGGGGTTGGGGCTGCCCATCCACATCCCTGCTGAAATGCCGCGCGATGAAATCCTCCGCGTCATGCGATTGGACAAAAAGAAGAATGGGCAGGCGATCCGCTTTGCGCTGCCGGTTGAAATTGGGAATGTTGAATTAGTGGAAGTAACCGATCTGGAGGAGGTAATACAATGA
- the aroQ gene encoding type II 3-dehydroquinate dehydratase: protein MKILILHGPNLNLLGTREPEVYGSMTLNDINQKMIDLGKELGAEVICLQSNHEGALIDALHDARTWASGVVFNPGGFTHTSIALRDAISAIVIPVIEVHLSNVYAREEFRHTSFISAVCKGKVTGFGWRSYELGLRGLVGQVKG, encoded by the coding sequence ATGAAAATTTTGATCCTGCACGGACCAAATTTGAATTTATTGGGAACGCGCGAACCGGAGGTCTATGGTTCGATGACGTTGAATGACATCAACCAGAAGATGATCGATTTAGGCAAAGAATTGGGCGCGGAGGTAATCTGCCTGCAATCGAACCATGAAGGCGCGTTGATAGACGCCTTGCACGATGCGCGCACGTGGGCGAGCGGCGTTGTCTTCAACCCCGGCGGTTTCACTCATACGTCAATCGCTTTGCGCGATGCGATCTCTGCCATTGTGATTCCGGTGATCGAAGTTCATCTCTCGAACGTGTATGCGCGCGAAGAGTTTCGGCATACTTCGTTCATTTCGGCGGTGTGCAAAGGCAAAGTGACCGGCTTTGGCTGGCGGTCTTATGAATTGGGGCTGAGGGGATTGGTCGGGCAGGTTAAGGGATAA
- the pheA gene encoding prephenate dehydratase, protein MRVAFQGEPGAYSEQAVFEYFDEVESVPCESFDAMFDSVASGTNDAAFAPIENSLAGSIHQNYDLLLRHSLHITGEYFLRIRHCLIANDGVRKEEIKKAISHPQALGQCAGYLRSHGIKAEQVYDTAGSVKMLKESGARDTAAIASMRAAKLYGMPILEEGIEDNPENYTRFLAVQREPVRPKGDAKTSIVFTLKNVPGSLFKAMSVFALRDIDLTKIESRPLIGKPWEYLFYVDFIGSVDEEKSKRALDHLGEYALMLRVLGSYPRFIP, encoded by the coding sequence ATGAGAGTTGCATTTCAGGGCGAGCCGGGAGCCTACTCCGAACAGGCAGTGTTCGAATACTTCGATGAGGTTGAATCCGTCCCATGCGAATCTTTCGATGCGATGTTCGATTCGGTCGCCTCAGGCACAAATGACGCTGCGTTCGCTCCCATTGAGAATTCCCTCGCCGGGAGCATCCATCAGAATTACGACCTGCTCCTGCGCCATTCGCTGCACATCACCGGCGAATATTTTTTACGCATCCGGCATTGTTTGATCGCAAACGATGGAGTCAGGAAAGAGGAAATCAAGAAAGCCATCAGCCATCCACAGGCATTGGGTCAATGCGCCGGATATTTACGCAGCCACGGCATCAAAGCGGAACAAGTCTACGATACTGCCGGAAGTGTCAAGATGTTAAAAGAATCCGGCGCGCGCGATACAGCCGCCATCGCATCGATGCGCGCAGCAAAGTTATATGGAATGCCGATATTGGAGGAAGGCATCGAAGACAACCCCGAGAATTACACACGTTTCCTTGCCGTGCAGCGCGAGCCCGTCAGGCCGAAGGGTGATGCGAAAACCTCCATTGTCTTCACGCTGAAGAACGTCCCCGGCTCCCTTTTCAAAGCCATGAGCGTGTTCGCCCTGCGCGATATCGACCTGACCAAGATCGAATCGCGCCCGCTGATTGGCAAACCATGGGAATATTTGTTTTATGTCGATTTCATCGGCTCGGTGGACGAGGAAAAATCCAAACGGGCACTCGATCACCTGGGAGAATACGCCCTCATGCTGCGCGTACTCGGATCGTATCCGCGTTTTATCCCTTAA
- a CDS encoding pyridoxal phosphate-dependent aminotransferase, whose amino-acid sequence MFLNTQFDLIRQSATVALADRILALKAGGKNIIALQVGDPDFGTHPAIAEAALKAIQSGLTHYGPSRGFPELREAIAAKLLRDENVAYDPASEILVTHGGIHAYYTGMQSILNPGDDVLIPDPSWATHSNIAIMLRGSVIRVPAPAENNFIPQFESWEKALTAKTRVIVLNYPSNPTGAYPSRKYLQKLQDFAKAHNLWIVSDEVYASIFYGEKPTSAAAFDGAKERTLLVNSLSKSYAMTGWRVGFLAAPASVIDNALKAGQNSITCVAPFIQKAATFALTDPEIQQVTAKMRAGYARRRESILRIARELESDRVRVTPPQGAFYFFLDLRPLKMTSLEICERILEEAGVGLVPGSAFGNQGEGFARMCIAASDEDVENGFRKIVEWAEKQAVISE is encoded by the coding sequence ATGTTTCTCAACACTCAATTCGATCTCATCCGGCAATCTGCCACCGTAGCCTTGGCGGATCGGATCCTGGCGCTCAAGGCAGGCGGAAAGAACATCATCGCCTTGCAGGTCGGCGACCCGGATTTCGGCACCCACCCGGCCATCGCAGAAGCCGCGCTTAAAGCCATCCAAAGCGGGTTGACCCATTACGGTCCCTCGCGCGGATTTCCTGAACTGCGAGAGGCGATCGCGGCAAAATTACTTCGTGATGAAAATGTGGCGTACGATCCCGCCTCTGAGATTCTCGTCACACACGGCGGCATCCATGCCTATTACACCGGCATGCAATCCATCCTCAACCCCGGCGACGATGTTTTGATTCCAGATCCTTCGTGGGCGACCCATTCCAATATAGCGATCATGTTGAGGGGAAGTGTGATCCGCGTGCCCGCTCCAGCTGAAAATAATTTCATCCCACAGTTCGAATCCTGGGAAAAGGCGCTCACTGCGAAAACCCGGGTCATCGTTTTGAACTATCCCTCCAACCCGACCGGGGCGTATCCCTCGCGGAAGTACCTTCAAAAATTACAGGATTTCGCCAAAGCCCACAACCTGTGGATCGTCAGCGATGAGGTGTATGCGAGCATTTTTTACGGGGAAAAGCCGACATCCGCTGCTGCATTCGATGGCGCAAAAGAGCGGACGCTCCTCGTCAACAGCCTGTCCAAGTCCTATGCAATGACAGGCTGGCGCGTCGGTTTTCTTGCCGCGCCCGCTTCCGTGATCGATAACGCCTTGAAAGCCGGCCAAAACTCGATCACGTGTGTCGCTCCTTTCATTCAAAAAGCGGCAACATTCGCATTGACCGATCCGGAGATACAACAAGTCACCGCCAAGATGCGAGCCGGGTATGCCCGACGCCGCGAATCCATTCTGCGAATCGCGCGTGAACTCGAAAGCGACAGGGTCCGCGTCACGCCGCCGCAAGGCGCATTCTATTTCTTTCTCGATCTTCGTCCCTTGAAAATGACCTCTCTCGAGATCTGCGAAAGGATTCTCGAAGAAGCCGGTGTGGGACTTGTCCCCGGCTCGGCGTTTGGAAATCAGGGAGAAGGTTTCGCGCGGATGTGCATCGCCGCCTCGGATGAAGATGTGGAAAATGGGTTTAGAAAGATCGTCGAGTGGGCGGAGAAACAAGCAGTGATCAGCGAGTAG
- a CDS encoding TetR/AcrR family transcriptional regulator, whose protein sequence is MTRIENSKRTILNLAESLLQDKGFNGFSYAHISSELGVKNAAIHYHFPSKEDLGIAVIRRYRERFKLWINNSRVKDLAPEAKLDWFLGIYTNMRADQGKVCLVGAMEAEFNAIPDGLRDEVQGMHKELLVWLQSTLEEGRDDGVFAFKGEPADKAALILSTLQGALQMARALGTKKFHNVIEQIKLDLIK, encoded by the coding sequence ATGACGAGGATCGAAAATTCCAAGCGGACGATACTGAACCTGGCCGAGTCCCTTCTTCAGGATAAGGGTTTCAACGGTTTCAGCTATGCTCACATCTCATCCGAACTGGGCGTGAAGAATGCCGCCATCCATTATCACTTTCCAAGCAAAGAAGACTTGGGCATCGCCGTCATTCGCCGGTATCGCGAGCGTTTCAAATTGTGGATCAATAACTCCCGCGTTAAAGACCTTGCGCCGGAAGCCAAACTTGATTGGTTCCTTGGAATCTATACAAACATGCGTGCAGACCAGGGCAAGGTCTGCCTTGTCGGCGCGATGGAAGCGGAATTCAATGCGATCCCGGATGGTTTGCGGGACGAAGTTCAAGGCATGCACAAGGAATTGCTTGTTTGGCTTCAATCTACCCTGGAAGAGGGCAGGGATGACGGGGTGTTTGCCTTCAAAGGCGAGCCTGCGGATAAAGCCGCGTTAATTCTTTCCACATTGCAAGGCGCTTTGCAAATGGCGCGCGCATTGGGCACGAAGAAGTTTCACAACGTGATCGAACAAATCAAACTGGATCTGATCAAGTAA
- a CDS encoding alpha/beta fold hydrolase, which translates to MNVLEPKVESQVIVRKVYRAFFTPGKYEVKSNDEAILALGKNNRLPFEGGELAVTSWGEDGPSVLLMHGWGGARAQMTGFVKPLLASGYRVIAYDQPAHGESDGRMTNILEIAPTMDLVMQREGKFDAIIAHSFGTIVTSYAIARRNFPPPSKLVYLGSFNRLLDSLPRFQAMANLPDEIIHGLRDMISENFGRDVLDEIVNEDLVKKIRIPALMFHDRSDNVTPVEDSRAIANAWSEAQYVETNGLGHRGALQSVEVHEQVVRFLTE; encoded by the coding sequence ATGAACGTTTTAGAACCAAAAGTAGAATCGCAAGTCATTGTGAGAAAGGTCTATCGCGCTTTTTTCACGCCGGGCAAGTATGAGGTGAAGTCGAACGATGAAGCTATCCTTGCCCTAGGAAAAAATAATCGACTCCCCTTTGAAGGCGGTGAACTCGCCGTCACATCCTGGGGCGAGGACGGACCATCCGTCCTGTTGATGCATGGCTGGGGTGGAGCGCGCGCGCAAATGACGGGTTTCGTCAAGCCTTTGCTTGCATCAGGGTATAGAGTTATCGCTTATGACCAGCCCGCGCATGGAGAATCCGACGGCAGGATGACCAATATCCTTGAGATTGCTCCCACCATGGACCTGGTGATGCAGCGCGAAGGCAAATTCGATGCGATCATCGCCCATTCCTTCGGGACGATCGTCACTTCGTATGCGATTGCCAGGCGAAACTTTCCGCCTCCATCCAAACTGGTTTATCTTGGATCGTTCAACCGGCTTTTGGATTCGCTTCCGCGCTTTCAAGCCATGGCGAACCTGCCGGATGAAATCATTCATGGGCTGCGAGATATGATCTCCGAAAACTTCGGCAGGGATGTATTGGATGAGATCGTCAACGAGGACCTGGTGAAAAAGATCCGCATTCCCGCCTTGATGTTCCATGACCGCTCGGATAATGTCACACCTGTCGAAGACAGCCGCGCGATCGCAAATGCATGGAGTGAAGCACAGTATGTTGAAACCAATGGCTTGGGTCATCGCGGCGCGTTGCAGTCCGTGGAAGTGCATGAACAGGTCGTTCGATTTTTAACTGAATAA
- a CDS encoding ATP-dependent Clp protease ATP-binding subunit, whose protein sequence is MAGMERFTQRARRVLSLAHQEAERARQNSIGTEHLLLGLMDEEGGVAGRVLRELGMSSDRVRDVIHRISGSVPNFDPNRIELAPETQQVLEYAVDEARRLGHHYIGTEHILLGLVRVDSTALEALRRLGVTPDQIRRQTRRVLNESASTSAPTPAGPQQGRAAPGANPKTPLVDQLATDLTSKAEEKKLDPVIGRQMEIERVIQILARRTKNNPALIGEPGVGKTAIVEGLAQRIVDGDVPAPLMNKRLLQLDVGSLVAGTMYRGQFEERLKRIIDELKQSGAILFIDEVHMLVGAGAAGSSVDAANILKPALSRGELQVIGATTLDEYRKHIESDAALERRFQPVQVDEPSEEETIEILKGIRNAYEEHHHLVISDEALKAAAHLSTRYVTERFLPDKAIDLIDESSSRVRMYKSPAAKQAKDLFSQLRQARQNRSLASEEGNTEDVREWEEREMDLSAQIERLRTGWDRANSPVVSADDIAEVVSMWTGVPLMQLTEEESQRLLKMEEELRKAIIGQEDAIIAISRAVRRARAGLKNPKRPIGSFMFLGPTGVGKTELTKALAKFMFGSEDAAVQLDMSEFMERHTASRLVGAPPGYIGYEDAGQLTEALRRRPYSIVVFDEIEKAHPEVHNMLLQIMEEGHLSDAKGHKVDFRNAIIVMTSNIGADVIKRQSNLGFALKRDEVTEERLSYEDMRKKLNESLKRAFRPEFINRVDAVVIFRALNKDDIKQIVSLELDKVAERLKDHDLNLVAQPEALSLLAEQGYDSEFGARPLRRVIQMKVEDPLSDKLLSGEFVDGDSVTIVVDDDGEIALVKSGESVAEPSL, encoded by the coding sequence ATGGCTGGCATGGAACGATTTACACAGCGGGCACGGCGCGTGCTTTCCCTCGCACATCAAGAGGCGGAACGCGCCCGCCAGAACAGCATTGGAACCGAGCACCTTCTCCTCGGATTAATGGATGAAGAAGGCGGCGTGGCGGGGCGCGTCCTGCGTGAACTCGGCATGTCATCCGACCGCGTTCGGGATGTAATTCATCGCATCTCCGGCAGTGTTCCCAACTTTGACCCCAATCGCATCGAACTTGCGCCGGAAACCCAGCAGGTTCTCGAGTATGCTGTCGATGAAGCCCGCCGGCTTGGTCATCATTACATCGGCACGGAACATATCCTGCTTGGGCTTGTCCGCGTGGATTCGACCGCGCTTGAAGCTCTTCGTCGACTTGGTGTGACTCCCGACCAGATTCGCCGCCAGACCCGGCGCGTCCTGAACGAATCCGCTTCGACCTCCGCGCCGACGCCTGCGGGACCCCAACAGGGCAGAGCCGCCCCGGGAGCGAATCCAAAGACTCCGCTCGTTGACCAGCTCGCCACCGACCTGACCTCCAAAGCCGAAGAGAAGAAACTCGACCCGGTCATCGGTCGCCAAATGGAGATCGAACGCGTCATACAAATCCTGGCGCGCCGCACCAAGAACAACCCCGCCCTCATCGGTGAACCCGGCGTGGGTAAGACCGCCATTGTGGAAGGACTCGCCCAGCGCATCGTTGATGGCGATGTGCCTGCGCCGTTGATGAACAAGCGCCTTCTTCAACTTGATGTAGGGTCGCTTGTCGCGGGGACGATGTACCGTGGTCAATTCGAGGAAAGACTCAAACGAATCATAGATGAGTTGAAACAATCGGGCGCGATCCTGTTCATAGACGAGGTTCACATGCTCGTCGGGGCGGGAGCCGCGGGCTCCTCCGTCGATGCGGCGAACATCCTCAAGCCCGCGTTATCCCGCGGAGAATTGCAGGTCATCGGCGCGACCACGCTGGATGAATACCGCAAACACATCGAATCGGATGCCGCGCTCGAACGGCGCTTCCAGCCTGTGCAGGTGGATGAGCCCTCTGAAGAAGAGACGATCGAAATTCTCAAGGGCATTCGCAATGCCTATGAAGAACACCATCATTTGGTTATTTCAGATGAAGCTCTCAAGGCTGCCGCTCATCTTTCGACACGCTACGTCACCGAAAGATTTTTACCGGACAAAGCCATCGACCTGATCGACGAATCGTCTTCGCGTGTGCGCATGTATAAAAGTCCCGCCGCGAAACAAGCCAAGGATCTTTTCAGCCAGTTGCGCCAGGCGCGTCAGAACCGCTCGCTTGCGAGTGAAGAAGGCAATACAGAAGATGTGCGCGAGTGGGAGGAACGCGAGATGGACCTCTCGGCGCAGATCGAACGCCTGCGCACCGGTTGGGACCGCGCGAACAGCCCCGTTGTATCCGCGGATGATATCGCCGAAGTCGTGTCGATGTGGACGGGTGTTCCGCTCATGCAGTTGACGGAAGAAGAATCGCAGCGCCTGCTCAAGATGGAGGAAGAACTTCGCAAAGCCATCATCGGTCAGGAAGATGCCATCATCGCGATTTCGCGTGCTGTGCGCCGCGCCCGGGCTGGTTTGAAGAATCCCAAACGTCCCATCGGTTCGTTCATGTTCCTCGGACCGACCGGTGTCGGCAAAACAGAATTGACGAAAGCGCTTGCCAAATTCATGTTCGGCAGTGAAGATGCCGCTGTGCAGCTCGATATGTCCGAGTTCATGGAAAGACATACAGCATCCCGTCTTGTGGGCGCGCCTCCTGGATACATCGGCTATGAAGATGCCGGCCAGCTTACGGAAGCGCTGCGCCGCCGCCCGTATTCCATCGTCGTCTTCGACGAGATCGAAAAAGCGCACCCCGAAGTCCACAACATGCTTCTGCAGATCATGGAAGAGGGTCACCTCAGCGATGCGAAGGGGCACAAGGTGGATTTCCGCAACGCCATCATCGTGATGACCTCCAACATCGGTGCGGATGTCATCAAGCGCCAGTCCAACCTCGGCTTTGCCCTCAAACGCGATGAAGTCACCGAGGAAAGACTCTCCTACGAAGACATGCGCAAGAAGTTGAACGAATCGCTCAAGCGCGCCTTCCGCCCCGAGTTCATCAACCGCGTGGACGCAGTGGTGATCTTCCGCGCTCTCAACAAGGATGACATCAAGCAGATCGTCAGCCTCGAACTGGACAAGGTCGCCGAACGCCTCAAAGACCACGACCTGAACCTGGTCGCTCAGCCCGAGGCTTTGTCTTTGCTGGCAGAGCAGGGCTATGACTCTGAGTTCGGCGCGCGCCCATTACGCCGCGTGATCCAAATGAAAGTGGAAGACCCGCTTTCGGATAAACTGCTCTCCGGCGAATTCGTCGACGGCGACAGCGTCACCATCGTCGTGGACGATGACGGCGAGATCGCGCTGGTGAAATCCGGCGAATCGGTTGCCGAGCCGAGTTTATAA
- the msrA gene encoding peptide-methionine (S)-S-oxide reductase MsrA, producing the protein MNANYETITLAGGCFWCLEAVYDEVKGVLSVDSGYSNGHLKNPTYRQVCSGDSGHAEVVQIKFDPAVIGVRDILNVFFRIHDPTTLNRQGADVGPQYRSGIYYHTPEQKEIAESLIDELNAQKIWDNPIVTEVEPVKDFYIAEDYHQEYFAKNPYQPYCMAVVAPKVSKFRKHYQELWRKQAA; encoded by the coding sequence ATGAACGCGAATTATGAAACCATCACGCTGGCTGGGGGATGCTTCTGGTGTTTGGAGGCTGTTTACGACGAAGTGAAGGGAGTGTTGTCGGTTGATTCGGGGTATTCCAACGGGCATCTGAAGAACCCGACCTATCGGCAGGTCTGCAGCGGGGATTCGGGTCATGCCGAGGTGGTGCAGATCAAGTTCGACCCGGCTGTGATCGGCGTCCGCGATATTTTGAACGTCTTCTTCAGAATTCACGACCCGACGACGTTGAACCGCCAGGGCGCGGACGTGGGACCGCAATACCGCTCGGGCATTTACTATCACACGCCTGAGCAAAAGGAGATTGCCGAGTCGCTCATCGATGAATTGAACGCGCAGAAGATCTGGGATAACCCGATCGTCACCGAAGTGGAGCCGGTCAAGGATTTCTATATCGCCGAGGATTATCACCAGGAATACTTCGCGAAGAATCCGTATCAACCGTATTGCATGGCGGTCGTCGCGCCGAAGGTAAGCAAGTTCCGCAAGCATTACCAGGAGTTGTGGCGGAAGCAGGCTGCCTAG